A part of Periophthalmus magnuspinnatus isolate fPerMag1 chromosome 19, fPerMag1.2.pri, whole genome shotgun sequence genomic DNA contains:
- the cenpt gene encoding uncharacterized protein cenpt → MDSSEDLSARVLLNHILNVEPPRTPLTRSVAAKSSAPRRSGRKSNDPGAHTPQGMLRRSLKNKMRESISSKAIPSKGRTASTVLKRTPGQPSMLFDDGDTPRQIFKNILLTEPVKSPVVNEHVTSQEQLPNQPSPDSSLQSRQPSIELSGLELSDLTFGNIETTVKRLNRKRPHCSLNVTAFEKRLKGEKDVAEEESLEDHSSLSLSSSTSLSLKTPFIDVRTERKALQRKGSNHRKFSEEDFGAAVDKREMGNHHGTSTSSPGQRGETCSEGFTLGLSKISEPDITTDIVHCNTALYAQNDGFMSNYSTLGTQDKPTVMASQIQRDLREQLDIPQQPYSFQLEENTMAEVHDQIQSLSTHTDMPEVSGKDAPCLPEQEKSKGNRTFDVGDLAELEKLDGVDDHNSGESNSQTGTNNNAGAVTSSQSGDEVDIQSENLGESVDVKEPKQKDPATEEQSHQINDEEAVHEEEMQYEEENEDEVENEKDENAGKGSEEEEGVEEAESDMGDVEEGGEEADNAVGDFEDDRMVEAYSQEDEDGNSGHIIRRMVCTDEVMPIQNTDADFPDNTEAESYDMVEPSIYKDIEADPTKIKENTFQESSPSDEVEQVEYSGGEEEEEEEGNDDFPVKTPAFVKQKRNFLNYDPQASPFAPKNIQPSDAGPKSKQKAQRKPRSPKSDPSLPKSYLMNVFKHFAKTKVSTDVYPVLKDVMDKFFERLAKDLEAYALHARRSTIDVADCELLLRRQGQVNDKVPVEVLIEKYLRMEQRKILIPVATSGNVVFPKRR, encoded by the exons ATGGATTCAAGCGAAGATTTGTCCGCTCGGGTCCTGTTAAACCACATCCTAAACGTCGAGCCACCCAGGACTCCTCTAACCCGCAG TGTTGCAGCCAAAAGCAGTGCTCCCAGGCGCAGTGGTAGAAAAAGCAATGACCCGGGCGCGCACACTCCACAGGGGATGCTGAGGCgaagtttgaaaaataaaatgcggGAG agtATTTCCAGCAAGGCAATTCCCAGTAAAGGAAGAACTGCATCTACTGTGTTAAAAAGGACTCCAGGTCAACCCTCCATGCTCTTTGATGATGGTGATACACCAAGGCAAATATTCAAGAACATCCTGCTTACTG AGCCTGTTAAATCCCCTGTAGTTAATGAGCATGTTACGTCACAGGAACAACTACCCAATCAGCCCTCTCCAGACTCCAGTCTACAAAGCAGACAGCCTAG TATTGAACTCTCAGGACTGGAGCTTTCTGATTTAACTTTTGGTAATATTGAAACCACTGTAAAAAGACTCAATCGAAAGCGGCCCCATTGTAGTCTAAATGTTACTGCATTTGAAAAACGCCTCAAAGGAGAAAAAG ATGTAGCAGAAGAAGAATCATTAGAAGATCACTCTTCATTATCTTTGTCAAG CTCCACATCACTGAGTCTTAAGACGCCTTTTATTGATGTTCGCACGGAGAGAAAGGCTCTACAGAGAAAAGGATCCAACCACAGAAAGTTCTCAGAGGAAGACTTTGGAGCCGCTGTAGATAAAAGAGAAATGGGAAACCACCATG gcACAAGTACTTCATCCCCTGGCCAACGTGGTGAAACCTGCTCTGAAGGTTTTACTTTGGGCCTAAGCAAAATCAGTGAACCTGATATTACTACAGATATTGTCCACTGTAATACTGCACTCTATGCCCAAAATGATGGCTTTATGTCAAATTATTCAACACTTGGAACACAAGATAAGCCCACAGTTATGGCATCCCAGATTCAGAGAGACTTGAGGGAGCAGCTGGATATTCCTCAGCAGCCCTATTCATTTCAATTGGAAGAAAATACTATGGCAGAGGTCCATGACCAAATCCAGTCCTTATCAACTCACACTGACATGCCTGAAGTCTCGGGTAAGGATGCACCATGCCTGCCTGAACAGGAGAAAAGTAAAGGAAACCGCACTTTTGATGTTGGTGATCTGGCAGAGTTGGAAAAGTTGGACGGTGTAGATGATCACAACTCTGGGGAGTCCAATTctcaaacaggaacaaacaaCAATGCTGGAGCAGTGACATCTTCTCAAAGTGGGGATGAAGTAGACATTCAAAGTGAAAATCTTGGTGAGAGTGTGGATGTCAAAGAGCCCAAACAGAAGGATCCTGCAACTGAAGAGCAAAGTCACCAAATTAATGATGAAGAAGCTGTGCATGAAGAAGAGATGCAGTATGAAGAGGAAAATGAGGATGAGGTAGAGAATGAAAAGGATGAAAATGCAGGAAAAGGaagtgaggaagaagagggggtgGAAGAGGCTGAATCTGATATGGGTGATGTTGAAGAGGGTGGAGAGGAGGCAGATAATGCTGTGGGAGACTTTGAGGATGACAGAATGGTGGAGGCATACTcacaggaggatgaagatggAAATTCAGGACACATCATTCGAAGAATGGTGTGTACAGATGAAGTGATGCCCATCCAAAATACTGATGCTGATTTTCCAGACAACACTGAAGCTG AAAGTTATGATATGGTTGAACCCTCAATTTACAAAGACATTGAAGCTGACCCCACTAAGATTAAGGAAAACACATTTCAGGAAAGCAGTCCATCAGATGAAGTTGAACAGGTGGAATACTctgggggggaggaggaggaggaggaggagggtaaTGATG ATTTCCCTGTTAAGACACCTGCATTTGTCAAACAAAAAAGGAATTTCTTAAATTATGATCCACAGGCTTCGCCTTTTGCTCCCAAGAATATTCAGCCCAG TGATGCAGGtccaaaatctaaacaaaaagctCAGAGGAAACCCAGATCTCCAAAGAGTGATCCAAGCCTCCCCAAAAGCTACCTGATGAATGTGTTTAAGCATtttgccaaaacaaaagtctcgACAGATGTCTATCCTGTTCTAAAAGATGT AATGGACAAGTTTTTTGAGCGTCTAGCAAAAGACTTGGAGGCATATGCTCTACATGCAAGGAGATCCACAATAGATGTTGCAGATTGTGAACTTTTACTAAGAAG acaGGGCCAGGTTAATGATAAGGTTCCAGTGGAAGTTCTCATTGAAAAATATCTTCGCATGGAACAGCGCAAGATTTTGATTCCAGTTGCAACAAGTGGAAATGTGGTTTTTCCTAAAAGAAGATAA
- the LOC117387201 gene encoding protein FAM117A-like translates to MSSRGGLGQSRGAALGLQPLKATVPFQLACKPRFNRRDAGKAKAHQSGMRRTVSLDAIVGPYLQGHWPKEMDSPSSLCRKDKSTQTPDSWSDDSRSRQGSINHKRSASWGSAEQLKEIAKLKQQLQQHSYASASGDHEKDLLGYAHGNSHQGAAKTKPIPLTPLSTLVPKLRCSVEGLNQELEGMFFCQPSPALQKFLEVPDGHRAPIPSHSCSSGSQSDQASTPLSSSSTSSSPCCSPTGTSTLQPTSEHMHQGQMESTEKGHMSSLSAQRESELPLLISSSPGPNKSFCFQREPPEGCEKVRVWEETSTVDQPKCTAIASCPDPKKVNFTPHGGSAFCPVSLLKPLLPSMDLLFRSLSVSPASNLADQSPSSGKNPVGSVIEASGEGLAF, encoded by the exons ATGTCCAGCCGAGGTGGACTGGGACAGAGCCGGGGGGCTGCTTTAGGTCTACAGCCTCTGAAGGCTACGGTGCCCTTTCAGTTGGCTTGCAAACCAAGGTTCAACCGAAGAGATG CTGGAAAAGCCAAAGCCCATCAGAGTGGCATGAGGCGGACCGTGTCTCTTGATGCCATCGTTGGGCCTTACCTGCAGGGACACTGGCCAAAGGAGATGGACAGCCCCAGCAGCTTATGTCGGAAAGACAAATCTACTCAG actcCAGATTCATGGTCTGACGACTCCCGCAGCCGACAAGGTAGCATCAACCACAAACGTTCAGCATCATGGGGCAGTGCTGAGCAGCTCAAAGAG aTTGCTAAACTAAAACAGCAGCTACAGCAGCACAGTTACGCAAGTGCCTCAGGAGACCATGAAAAAGACCTCCTTGGATATGCCCATGGGAACAGTCACCAAGGAGCTGCAAAG ACCAAACCCATTCCCCTTACCCCTTTGTCGACACTAGTCCCAAAACTTCGGTGCAGTGTGGAGGGTCTCAATCAGGAGCTGGAAGGCATGTTTTTCTGCCAGCCATCACCTGCACTCCAGAAG TTTCTGGAAGTGCCAGACGGACACCGCGCCCCCATCCCATCGCATAGCTGTAGCAGTGGATCCCAAAGTGACCAGGCCTCTAcacctctctcttcatcctccacctcctcttcacccTGCTGTTCTCCCACGGGCACATCCACCTTGCAACCCACTTCTGAGCACATGCACCAAG GGCAAATGGAAAGTACAGAGAAGGGTCACATGTCTTCATTAAGCGCCCAGCGTGAGTCAGAGCTGCCCCTGCTGATCTCATCGTCTCCTGGGCCCAACAAGAGCTTCTGCTTTCAGAGAGAACCTCCCGAAGGTTGTGAGAAAGTCAGAGTTTGGGAGGAGACAAG cactGTGGATCAACCCAAATGCACTGCCATTGCCTCCTGTCCAGACCCGAAGAAGGTGAACTTTACTCCTCATGGCGGCTCTGCGTTCTGCCCTGTGAGTCTGCTGAAGCCCCTGCTGCCCTCCATGGACCTGTTGTTTCGCAGCCTGTCTGTGTCTCCAGCGAGCAATTTGGCAGACCAATCCCCCTCCAGTGGCAAAAACCCTGTTGGCTCTGTGATAGAGGCCTCTGGGGAGGGCCTGGCTTTCTGA
- the rundc3ab gene encoding RUN domain-containing protein 3A isoform X1: protein MKPGSGQADMAAGDASAKAAARHLAVERRNLITVCSFLHRFSVKTLLEKYTAEPIDDSLEEFMNFAAILEHILSHKFKGSASWFDGQRSFWDFIRLACSKVPNNCINSIENMENINASRAKGRAWIRVALMEKRLSEYIATALRDSRTTRKFYGEGAIMLREESSVLTGMLIGLGAIDFSFCLKGQALDGKSPAVIDYTPYLKFTQSYEYLSDEDDRRSVDSSTSDDSIPEHPYIPLVTDDESWSNKCRKMEQRFKIVNAQKGYLEELVRLRESQLKNTETENKKLRSRLEELQSQTLKEKQELEAIILELQEQMTSLIPCDPSHLVKNISIPLINQWPSLQSYNSQEDVRMFRRRSFPSTELLSVLDSDSQRIEGKQNGPWCTAEKDYTPSMMGLCGSLASLPSCKSMASLKSSDCLVHISTDNSPTPSPS, encoded by the exons ATGAAGCCCGGGTCTGGACAGGCAGATATGGCCGCGGGAGACGCTTCTGCGAAGGCGGCTGCTCGACATTTGGCTGTGGAGAGGAGAAACCTGATTACAGTGTGCAG TTTCCTACACAGGTTTTCTGTTAAGACACTGCTGGAGAAGTACACCGCAGAACCCATTGACGATTCATTAGAAGAATTTATGAACTTTGCAGCCATACTTGAACATATCCTCAGTCACAAATTcaaag GGTCTGCAAGCTGGTTTGATGGCCAGCGGAGTTTTTGGGACTTCATACGGTTGGCTTGTTCTAAAGTCCCAAACAATTGCATCAACAGCATTGAGAATATGGAAAACATCAATGCCTCAAGAGCAAAG GGTCGTGCCTGGATACGAGTAGCACTGATGGAGAAAAGGCTGTCTGAGTACATAGCTACTGCCTTAAGGGACAGCAGAACTACTAG GAAGTTTTATGGAGAAGGTGCCATCATGCTGAGAGAGGAATCCAGTGTGCTGACAGGCATGCTTATAGGACTCGGAGCCATTGATTTTAG TTTTTGTCTCAAAGGGCAAGCGTTGGATGGAAAATCACCTGCTGTTATTGATTACACCCCTTACTTAAAATTTACACAAAG TTATGAGTATCTCAGTGATGAAGATGATCGAAGAAGTGTTGACAGTAGCACTAGTGACGACAGTATTCCTGAACACCCCTATATTCCCCTAGTCACTGATGATGAGAGTTGGAGCAACAAGTGTCGCAAGATGGAGCAAAGATTCAAGATTGTGAATGCCcagaaa GGGTATCTGGAGGAGCTAGTTCGTCTGCGTGAATCTCAGCTCAAAaacacagagactgaaaacaagaAGCTCCGGTCCAGACTGGAGGAGCTGCAAAGCCAAACACTGAAGGAGAAACAAGAACTAGAGGCCATAATTTTAGAGTTGCAGGAACAGAT GACTAGCTTGATACCATGTGACCCAAGCCATTTGGTAAAGAATATTTCTATCCCTTTGATCAACCAATGGCCCTCACTGCAGTCATACAACAGCCAAGAAGACGTTCGGATGTTTCGCAG gcgGAGCTTCCCGAGCACGGAGCTATTGTCAGTGCTGGATTCAGACTCTCAGAGGATTGAAGGGAAACAGAACGGACCCTGGTGTACCGCCG AAAAGGACTACACTCCTTCAATGATGGGCCTGTGTGGCTCTTTGGCTTCTCTTCCCAGCTGTAAGTCTATGGCTAGCCTCAAGTCCAGTGATTGCTTGGTTCATATCAGCACAGACAACAGTCCTACTCCCTCACCCAGCTAG
- the pth3r gene encoding parathyroid hormone 3 receptor: protein MWTGLTSMLTFIHCIVTVVPLIDSDDVITKDEQIYVLIGAHAKCEHSIKAQKALLIEGECPPEWDGIICWPRSRAGELVSVLCPEYIYDFNHQGRAYRKCDGTGYWEQVFSINRTWANYSECTTYLTSNQRSQDEVFERLHLMYTVGYSISLASLLVAVSILCYFKRLHCTRNYIHIHLFTSFICRAISIFVKDTVLYSIAEEGRMDFELTRQKSHMAGCKVAVTFFFYFLATNHYWILVEGLYLHSLIFMAFLSDKNYLWALTIIGWGVPAVFVSIWVSARASLADTQCWDISAGNLKWIYQVPILAAIVVNFLLFVNIIRVLASKLWETNTGKLDPRQQYRKLLKSTLVLMPLFGVHYMVFMALPYTEVSGLLWQVQMHYEMFFNSSQGFFVAFIYCFCNGEVQAEVKKAWLRRSLALDLKQKARITSSGGSCYYGGMMSHTTTHSISATHPRALSFTVGAMSTGSVMTNNDSGQPPSPASIYQKNSLPGFIPSDSENNQSKSIPLPVHQILQSLSANVNEVMDREVTIHNPGGRMGFGWSAQVTGENCWKFWQDDEVGCFGELVNSCEYYCVETQGGHWPPEVAFKKGECPVDPRMAGKSGAMDQFQYLRTGRIWNKKGPRGAITWIRLSALSLPDQIFNLPAHNSDHTCRQYDGFQRSRSVFLGELV from the exons ATGTGGACTGGACTGACTTCTATGCTCACTTTTATCCACTGTATAGTGACAGTGGTTCCTCTG ATTGACTCAGATGACGTCATCACCAAAGACGAGCAGATCTATGTTCTGATTGGTGCTCATGCCAAATGTGAACACAGCATCAAGGCTCAGAAGGCTCTTCTTATTG AAGGTGAATGTCCGCCTGAGTGGGATGGGATCATCTGTTGGCCTCGGAGCAGAGCGGGAGAGCTGGTGTCAGTACTGTGTCCTGAATACATCTATGACTTCAACCACCAAG GTCGGGCCTACCGCAAATGTGATGGCACTGGATACTGGGAGCAGGTTTTCAGCATCAACCGCACTTGGGCCAACTACAGCGAGTGCACAACATACCTGACCTCCAACCAGCGCAGTCAGGATGAG GTGTTTGAACGGCTTCACCTCATGTACACAGTGGGTTATTCAATTTCACTGGCTTCTCTATTGGTGGCTGTGTCCATCCTCTGCTATTTCAA aCGTCTCCACTGCACTCGAAACTACATCCACATTCACCTCTTCACTTCCTTCATTTGCCGAGCGATTAGTATTTTTGTAAAAGACACAGTGCTTTACTCCATAGCAGAAGAAGGCAGAATGGACTTCGAGCTCACAAGACAAAAGTCACACATG gCTGGGTGTAAAGTTGCAGTgacatttttcttctactttttGGCCACTAATCATTATTGGATCCTGGTAGAGGGATTGTACTTGCACAGCCTCATCTTCATGGCCTTCCTCTCTGACAAAAACTACCTCTGGGCTCTCACAATTATTGGATGGG GTGTTCCAGCAGTGTTTGTGTCCATTTGGGTCAGTGCGCGTGCATCACTGGCAGACACACA GTGTTGGGACATAAGCGCTGGAAACCTGAAGTGGATCTATCAGGTCCCCATTCTGGCAGCCATTGTT GTGAATTTCCTTCTTTTTGTCAATATAATCCGCGTACTTGCCTCTAAATTGTGGGAAACTAACACAGGTAAACTAGATCCTAGACAACAGTACAG GAAACTGCTCAAGTCGACATTGGTGTTAATGCCTCTGTTTGGAGTACACTACATGGTCTTCATGGCTCTTCCCTACACTGAAGTGTCTGGGCTCCTGTGGCAAGTGCAAATGCATTATGAGATGTTCTTCAACTCTTCACAG GGGTTCTTTGTCGCATTCATCTATTGCTTTTGCAATGGTGAG GTACAGGCTGAGGTGAAGAAGGCCTGGCTGCGCCGTAGTCTAGCTCTGGATCTCAAACAAAAAGCCCGGATAACCAGCAGCGGGGGCAGCTGTTATTATGGTGGCATGATGTCCCACACCACAACTCACAGTATCTCTGCCACCCACCCAAgggctctctccttcactgtgggtGCAATGAGTACAGGAAGTGTTATGACCAACAATGACAGTGGCCAACCACCAAGTCCTGCCTCCATCTATCAAAAAAACAGTCTACCCGGGTTTATCCCCAGTGACTCAGAAAACAATCAGTCAAA GAGCATACCCCTCCCAGTCCACCAGATACTGCAATCCCTGTCGGCGAACGTCAATGAGGTGATGGACCGTGAGGTGACCATCCACAACCCAGGCGGGAGGATGGGGTTTGGCTGGAGTGCACAGGTCACTGGTGAGAACTG TTGGAAGTTTTGGCAAGACGATGAAGTGGGCTGCTTTGGAGAACTGGTCAACAGTTGTGAGTATTACTGTGTTGAGACACAGGGAGGCCA TTGGCCACCAGAAGTAGCATTTAAGAAAGGAGAGTGTCCGGTTGACCCCAGGATGGCAGGCAAATCAGGAGCAATGGACCAATTCCAGTACCTTAGAACGGGCCGCATCTGGAACAAAAAGGGACCCAGGGGGGCCATTACTTGGATCAGGCTGAGCGCATTGAGCCTCCCGGACCAGATTTTCAATTTACCAGCTCACAACAGTGACCACACATGCAGGCAGTATGATGGCTTCCAGAGGAGTAGGAGTGTTTTCCTGGGAGAACTGGTGTGA
- the ndufa4b gene encoding cytochrome c oxidase subunit NDUFA4: protein MTMLSVVRKQLRSHPALIPLFIFIGGGATMSMLYLARLALKNPDVSWDRKNNPEPWNKLEPNHQYKLFAVNMDYSKLEKDRPDF, encoded by the exons ATGACGATGCTCTCGGTCGTGCGTAAACAGCTCAGAAGTCACCCCGCT CTCATACCTCTTTTTATCTTCATCGGTGGAGGGGCAACTATGAGCATGTTGTACCTGGCCCGGTTAGCTCTGAAAAACCCTGATGTCTC ATGGGACCGCAAGAATAATCCCGAACCCTGGAACAAGCTAGAGCCAAATCATCAGTACAAG CTTTTTGCAGTCAACATGGATTACTCCAAGCTCGAGAAGGACAGACCAGACTTTTAA
- the LOC117387271 gene encoding translational activator of cytochrome c oxidase 1 — MAAVVRPFRALCPRALSTVCGSCPPPGVTTVLPASCVLYPARRSPARTLHLCPSLCAGHNKWSKVKHIKGPKDEARGRMFMKFTMLIRIAVKEGGPNPELNLNLAHLLEQCRNKNMPKASVEAAIKSAEKSKPASQQMLEVRGPGGCLLLIEVLTDNNSRTQQDIKKIISKNGGIWSDGARHNFEKRGVVVVPAKDTTTERALELAIEAGAEDVHETEDEEEQSVLKFICDMKELKKMRTSLEQLGLHIISAGFEFVPRRVLALDEDQINSALNLIEALNDCAEVVRVWDNIQAHS, encoded by the exons ATGGCGGCGGTTGTGAGACCATTCCGCGCGTTATGTCCCAGGGCACTATCGACTGTGTGTGGAAGCTGTCCGCCCCCGGGAGTCACtactgtcctgcccgcctcatGCGTCTTGTACCCAGCCCGGAGGAGCCCTGCCAGGACGCTGCATCTGTGTCCCTCCCTCTGCGCTGGACATAACAAGTGGTCTAAAGTCAAACACATCAAGGGTCCTAAAGATGAAGCCCGGGGAAGAATGTTCATGAAATTTACCATGTTGATAAGAATAGCGGTAAAAG AAGGTGGACCCAACCCTGAATTAAATTTAAACTTGGCTCATTTACTGGAGCAgtgcagaaataaaaacatgcccAAAGCTTCTGTAGAGGCTGCAATTAAGAGTGCT GAAAAGTCCAAGCCAGCATCTCAGCAAATGTTAGAGGTTCGTGGGCCTGGTGGATGTCTGCTACTTATTGAAGTATTGACTGACAACAATTCGCGAACACAGCAGGATATTAAAAAGATCATCAGCAAGAATGG AGGTATATGGTCTGATGGAGCGCGGCATAATTTTGAGAAAAGAGGAGTGGTGGTTGTGCCGGCTAAAGACACCACAACTGAGAGGGCACTGGAGCTGGCCatagaggcaggagcagaggatgtcCACGAgactgaggatgaagaggagcagtcCGTCCTGAAG ttCATTTGTGACATGAAGGAACTGAAGAAGATGCGGACAtcgttggagcagctgggcCTGCACATCATCTCAGCGGGATTTGAGTTTGTTCCTCGTAGAGTCTTGGCTTTAGATGAGGATCAGATAAACAGTGCATTAAATCTGATAGAAGCTCTTAATGACTGTGCTGAAGTTGTCCGTGTTTGGGACAACATCCAAGCCCATAGCTGA
- the rundc3ab gene encoding RUN domain-containing protein 3A isoform X2, with the protein MKPGSGQADMAAGDASAKAAARHLAVERRNLITVCRFSVKTLLEKYTAEPIDDSLEEFMNFAAILEHILSHKFKGSASWFDGQRSFWDFIRLACSKVPNNCINSIENMENINASRAKGRAWIRVALMEKRLSEYIATALRDSRTTRKFYGEGAIMLREESSVLTGMLIGLGAIDFSFCLKGQALDGKSPAVIDYTPYLKFTQSYEYLSDEDDRRSVDSSTSDDSIPEHPYIPLVTDDESWSNKCRKMEQRFKIVNAQKGYLEELVRLRESQLKNTETENKKLRSRLEELQSQTLKEKQELEAIILELQEQMTSLIPCDPSHLVKNISIPLINQWPSLQSYNSQEDVRMFRRRSFPSTELLSVLDSDSQRIEGKQNGPWCTAEKDYTPSMMGLCGSLASLPSCKSMASLKSSDCLVHISTDNSPTPSPS; encoded by the exons ATGAAGCCCGGGTCTGGACAGGCAGATATGGCCGCGGGAGACGCTTCTGCGAAGGCGGCTGCTCGACATTTGGCTGTGGAGAGGAGAAACCTGATTACAGTGTGCAG GTTTTCTGTTAAGACACTGCTGGAGAAGTACACCGCAGAACCCATTGACGATTCATTAGAAGAATTTATGAACTTTGCAGCCATACTTGAACATATCCTCAGTCACAAATTcaaag GGTCTGCAAGCTGGTTTGATGGCCAGCGGAGTTTTTGGGACTTCATACGGTTGGCTTGTTCTAAAGTCCCAAACAATTGCATCAACAGCATTGAGAATATGGAAAACATCAATGCCTCAAGAGCAAAG GGTCGTGCCTGGATACGAGTAGCACTGATGGAGAAAAGGCTGTCTGAGTACATAGCTACTGCCTTAAGGGACAGCAGAACTACTAG GAAGTTTTATGGAGAAGGTGCCATCATGCTGAGAGAGGAATCCAGTGTGCTGACAGGCATGCTTATAGGACTCGGAGCCATTGATTTTAG TTTTTGTCTCAAAGGGCAAGCGTTGGATGGAAAATCACCTGCTGTTATTGATTACACCCCTTACTTAAAATTTACACAAAG TTATGAGTATCTCAGTGATGAAGATGATCGAAGAAGTGTTGACAGTAGCACTAGTGACGACAGTATTCCTGAACACCCCTATATTCCCCTAGTCACTGATGATGAGAGTTGGAGCAACAAGTGTCGCAAGATGGAGCAAAGATTCAAGATTGTGAATGCCcagaaa GGGTATCTGGAGGAGCTAGTTCGTCTGCGTGAATCTCAGCTCAAAaacacagagactgaaaacaagaAGCTCCGGTCCAGACTGGAGGAGCTGCAAAGCCAAACACTGAAGGAGAAACAAGAACTAGAGGCCATAATTTTAGAGTTGCAGGAACAGAT GACTAGCTTGATACCATGTGACCCAAGCCATTTGGTAAAGAATATTTCTATCCCTTTGATCAACCAATGGCCCTCACTGCAGTCATACAACAGCCAAGAAGACGTTCGGATGTTTCGCAG gcgGAGCTTCCCGAGCACGGAGCTATTGTCAGTGCTGGATTCAGACTCTCAGAGGATTGAAGGGAAACAGAACGGACCCTGGTGTACCGCCG AAAAGGACTACACTCCTTCAATGATGGGCCTGTGTGGCTCTTTGGCTTCTCTTCCCAGCTGTAAGTCTATGGCTAGCCTCAAGTCCAGTGATTGCTTGGTTCATATCAGCACAGACAACAGTCCTACTCCCTCACCCAGCTAG